Proteins from a genomic interval of Phlebotomus papatasi isolate M1 chromosome 3, Ppap_2.1, whole genome shotgun sequence:
- the LOC129808144 gene encoding zinc finger protein 57-like: MEEWTICRLCLQANENTMKSFPDVTYNMIPFFNIYFELIGITLKEYPTFPAKICPSCEYEMVQAYKFRERCLETEEKLKDMLDEENTVRDENFECIVPVKSAQTEKYKSRETSAAQVKTNEQNPNKSKNSIKKYSPELLEELKDKNIKCKRCMNTYLGLDLFKVHKCPKTSTPETHQKQPKKKARRKIFQCKDCSKFFRSRTGYNIHMDKHKNNKRYECLHCGKGFFHWMARRTHTYKVHLNKTVYECADCGEGFYLKHKLSKHIARVHLKSHYFQCEVCGKKMSGNSSKHSHMLTHTEKGTCEICGKELKNMNTLKQHLKTHSGEKNYECTVCGGSFTCNFSLKNHIRKLHPNQTHIIPPDGTIVNVKFLKKRAEFADEYS; the protein is encoded by the coding sequence ATGGAGGAATGGACAATTTGTCGTCTTTGTCTCCAGGCAAATGAAAATACCATGAAATCCTTTCCAGACGTCACATATAACATGATTCCGTTCTTTAATATCTATTTTGAACTGATTGGTATCACGTTGAAAGAATATCCAACATTCCCAGCGAAAATTTGTCCATCTTGCGAATATGAAATGGTACAAGCATACAAGTTCCGGGAAAGATGTCTGGAGACTGAAGAGAAACTTAAAGATATGTTAGATGAAGAGAACACAGTAAGGGATGAGAATTTTGAATGTATTGTCCCAGTTAAATCTGCCCAAACTGAAAAGTACAAGTCACGGGAAACATCTGCAGCTCAAGTCAAAACGAATGAACAAAATCCAAATAAATCAAAGAACAGTATCAAAAAGTACTCGCCAGAGCTGTTGGAGGAGCTCAAAGATAAGAATATTAAATGCAAGCGCTGCATGAATACCTATTTAGGACTAGATTTATTCAAAGTCCACAAATGTCCTAAGACAAGTACCCCTGAAACGCATCAGAAACAACCAAAAAAGAAAGCTAggcggaaaatatttcaatgtaaGGACTGTTCCAAGTTCTTCCGATCTCGAACTGGATACAATATTCATATGGACAAACATAAAAACAATAAGAGATATGAATGTCTACACTGCGGTAAAGGATTTTTCCATTGGATGGCCAGAAGGACACATACCTATAAAGTTCATCTCAATAAGACCGTTTATGAATGTGCTGATTGCGGTGAAGGGTTCTATCTGAAACATAAACTATCCAAGCATATTGCAAGGGTTCATTTAAAGTCCCACTACTTCCAGTGCGAGGTGTGCGGGAAGAAAATGAGTGGAAATTCAAGTAAGCATAGCCATATGCTGACCCACACTGAAAAAGGCACTTGCGAAATCTGTGGAAAGGAATTGAAAAACATGAATACTCTCAAGCAACATCTCAAAACGCATAGCGGTGAAAAGAATTATGAGTGCACTGTATGTGGAGGTTCTTTTACATGCAATTTCTCACTGAAAAATCACATTCGGAAGCTCCATCCGAACCAAACACACATTATACCACCGGATGGGACCATTGtcaatgtaaaatttctcaagaaACGTGCTGAATTTGCAGATGAATATTCTTAG
- the LOC129808145 gene encoding zinc finger protein 675-like, which produces MEEWEMCRMCLKSNAEGKKSVQDVTYNSASLSSIYYDLVGISFTDYPELTSKICTVCEEEMIGAYKFRLRCLETEDKIKKMVDGTEVSTIEFISTSQITESPEKEEHFEIEIQAKANQSDENVICTKTFTRRDLEKKKMKCRKCGNVYLGLHMFKNHSCFNRRSHCRENCFMEAPKKVHKCEECDQSFLSRNSYNAHMDRHNNVKRYSCQYCDEKFTEWLTRRTHIYKVHLKKSFCECPYCGKGFSKKYYMNDHINEAHVQETSYQCDICGNVFWSRKAMKKHAMQHMKKEQCNICEKWLKNRKSLMDHMKLHQFGNK; this is translated from the coding sequence ATGGAAGAATGGGAAATGTGTCGGATGTGTCTAAAAAGCAATGCAGAAGGAAAGAAATCCGTTCAGGATGTTACCTACAACAGCGCTTCATTAAGCAGTATTTACTATGATCTAGTAGGGATCAGCTTTACTGACTATCCGGAACTTACAAGTAAGATTTGTACGGTTTGCGAAGAGGAAATGATTGGAGCTTACAAGTTCCGCTTGAGATGTCTGGAAACTGAGGACAAGATCAAAAAAATGGTGGATGGTACAGAAGTGTCCACTATTGAATTTATATCAACATCACAGATTACTGAGTCTCCTGAAAAGGAGGAGCACTTTGAGATTGAAATCCAGGCAAAGGCTAATCAGTCTGATGAGAatgtaatttgtacaaaaacatTTACAAGGAGAGATttggaaaagaagaaaatgaaatgtCGGAAATGTGGAAATGTCTACCTTGGTCTTCATATGTTCAAGAATCATTCCTGTTTCAACCGACGAAGTCATTGTCGTGAAAACTGTTTTATGGAAGCACCCAAAAAAGTTCACAAATGCGAAGAATGCGATCAGAGTTTTTTGTCAAGAAATAGTTACAATGCCCACATGGATAGGCACAATAATGTTAAACGATATTCTTGTCAATATTGCGATGAAAAATTCACGGAATGGCTCACAAGGCGAACGCATATCTATAAGGTTCATCTTAAAAAAAGCTTCTGCGAATGCCCATATTGTGGCAAGGGCTTCAGCAAAAAATACTACATGAATGATCACATAAATGAGGCTCATGTCCAGGAAACGTCGTATCAATGTGATATTTGTGGAAATGTCTTCTGGAGTCGTAAAGCTATGAAAAAACACGCTATGCAGCATATGAAAAAGGAACAATGTAATATCTGCGAAAAATGGCTGAAAAACCGAAAATCTCTAATGGATCATATGAAATTGCATCaatttggaaataaataa
- the LOC129808133 gene encoding zinc finger protein 2-like, which produces MDDWSVCRLCLQSKEEFMKSFHDVNYNMIPFFNIYFELVGTTLTEYATFPGKICQCCEEELIQAYKFREKCLETEDRLKDLTNDDGFGFGGSNIEFITPTKTEETEFPDKKPENPEELLQDNFNATSQSSLVESQPCEIPDVKSEEDTNLYDEDTATDDIQTDSSKERSSSGQKRIVHKFSRRQMKMLELKNIQCRRCNQVFKGIEMFKKHGCNHVRTKEEEQQKKLHVCDECGRSYTSRTCFNQHMDKHKNNKRYVCNYCDKKFFGWIARRTHIYKVHLKKTYCECSHCGKGFYMRHELTKHIRSVHMEGFSYQCEVCGKTFKRKDQLKDHEKIHEGKKTCKICSKELNSIACLRQHMRTHSNEKNYICPVCSKGFTCNFSMKTHVRKLHPDDVHLLPPDGTIVNQRYLKQLKEKE; this is translated from the coding sequence ATGGATGATTGGAGCGTTTGTCGATTGTGCCTTCAGTCAAAGGAAGAATTCATGAAATCCTTTCATGATGTTAATTACAACATGATACCCTTCTTCAACATCTATTTTGAACTGGTGGGAACTACATTAACGGAGTATGCCACGTTCCCAGGGAAGATTTGTCAATGCTGCGAAGAAGAATTGATACAGGCTTACAAGTTCCGGGAAAAGTGTTTGGAGACTGAGGATAGATTAAAAGACCTAACGAATGACGATGGATTTGGATTTGGAGGGTCAAACATTGAATTTATTACGCCAACGAAAACTGAGGAAACAGAATTTCCAGACAAGAAGCCTGAAAATCCTGAAGAATTACTTCAGGACAATTTTAATGCCACTTCACAGAGTTCACTTGTTGAGAGTCAGCCTTGCGAAATTCCGGACGTGAAATCTGAAGAGGATACCAATCTCTATGACGAAGACACAGCAACTGATGATATTCAGACAGATTCTTCGAAAGAGAGATCATCATCAGGCCAAAAGAGAATTGTTCATAAATTCTCACGAAGGCAAATGAAGATGTTGGAATTGAAAAATATCCAATGTAGAAGATGCAATCAAGTATTCAAGGGTATTGAGATGTTTAAGAAGCATGGATGCAACCATGTGAGGACCAAGGAGGAGGAGCAGCAGAAGAAACTACATGTTTGCGATGAATGTGGAAGGAGTTATACATCCCGAACTTGCTTCAATCAACATATGGATAAGCACAAGAACAACAAACGCTATGTCTGCAATTACTGCGATAAGAAATTCTTTGGATGGATCGCAAGGCGAACTCATATCTATAAAGTACATCTAAAGAAGACTTACTGTGAGTGTTCTCACTGTGGCAAAGGTTTTTACATGCGACATGAGTTGACTAAACATATACGTTCTGTTCATATGGAGGGATTTTCGTATCAGTGTGAAGTTTGTGGTAAGACATTTAAACGAAAGGACCAATTGAAGGATCATGAAAAAATCCATGAGGGTAAAAAGACATGCAAAATATGCTCAAAGGAATTAAATAGCATTGCATGTCTTCGTCAACATATGAGAACGCATAGCAATGAGAAGAACTACATTTGTCCTGTCTGTTCAAAAGGATTCACATgcaatttctcaatgaaaactCATGTCAGGAAACTACATCCGGATGATGTGCACCTTCTTCCGCCAGATGGCACAATCGTAAACCAACGATATTTGAAACAATTGAAGGAAAAGGAATAA
- the LOC129808135 gene encoding zinc finger protein 90-like: MSEWTVCRLCLQSNQNSMKCLMDLTHNSIPFCNIFFELVGTTFTDYSAFPGFICPSCEDHMIQAYNFRNKCIEIEEKLKELFSDGSEVISIDFITVAKEVETEEKKSDVEIKVEPEDSTSDNQADVSAEIEPEEQSSKPQKPPKPKRSIYELSEKDLVEFELKIIQCKKCEERFRGVKKFKNHPCVSSDLSVKNNEEDEGDKVSIEQEEKSKEIRKKSYKCDQCDKFYTNRNTLALHKDKHTNLMRYACVYCDKKFRCWVSRRTHIFKFHLKKSYCYCNHCGKGFNTHNEMNNHILLRHSSEDMVQSVSYQCEKCGSVFKNLEKLSEHLRHQHGRKVKCEICGKFLKNRKSYNVHKKIHLDEKNYVCPVCSEGFTWNASMKNHVRTNHPNHVHLLPPSGTIVSKNFLKNRIIFDNK; encoded by the coding sequence ATGAGTGAATGGACAGTTTGCCGTTTGTGTCTTCAGTCTAACCAGAATTCAATGAAATGCTTAATGGATCTTACCCACAATAGCATACctttctgcaatatattttttgaacttGTCGGTACAACATTCACAGACTATTCAGCATTTCCTGGATTCATTTGTCCTAGTTGCGAAGATCACATGATTCAAGCTTACAATTTTCGCAACAAATGCatagaaattgaagaaaaactcAAAGAGCTCTTTAGTGATGGATCTGAAGTAATCAGTATTGATTTCATTACTGTTGCTAAAGAAGTTGAGACTGAAGAAAAGAAATCGGATGTGGAGATTAAAGTAGAACCAGAGGATTCAACAAGTGATAACCAAGCAGATGTTAGTGCAGAAATAGAACCAGAAGAACAAAGTTCTAAACCACAGAAACCTCCTAAACCCAAACGATCAATATATGAATTATCTGAGAAGGATTTGGTAGAattcgaattaaaaataattcagtGTAAAAAGTGTGAAGAGAGGTTTAGGGGcgtaaaaaagttcaaaaacCATCCTTGTGTTTCATCCGATTTATCAGTTAAGAATAATGAAGAAGATGAAGGTGATAAAGTTTCAATTGAACAGGAAGAGAAGTCAaaagaaatcagaaaaaaatcttacaaatgCGATCAATGTgataaattttacacaaataGAAATACATTAGCACTACATAAGGATAAACACACCAATTTAATGCGATATGCTTGTGTTTACTGCGACAAAAAATTCAGATGCTGGGTATCAAGACGAACCCACATTTTTAAGTTTCATCTGAAGAAGAGTTATTGCTATTGTAATCACTGTGGCAAAGGATTCAATACGCACAACGAAATGAATAATCATATTCTTCTGCGTCATTCGTCAGAAGATATGGTTCAGTCAGTGTCCTATCAGTGTGAAAAATGTGGAAGTgtttttaaaaatcttgaaaaattgaGCGAACACTTAAGACATCAACACGGTCGTAAAGTAAAGTGCGAAATTTGTGGAAAGTTTCTCAAAAACAGAAAGAGCTACAATGTCCACAAAAAGATACATTTGGATGAGAAAAACTACGTCTGTCCGGTATGCTCTGAAGGATTTACCTGGAATGCTTCGATGAAAAATCATGTTCGGACGAATCATCCAAATCATGTCCATCTTCTGCCACCGAGCGGTACTATTGTTagcaaaaatttcttgaaaaatagaataatttttgataataaatgA
- the LOC129808128 gene encoding dystrobrevin beta encodes MFERKETENGYIIYVNTRNNQQVLQVDPKLQDVLNFLNGSYITRHYKYRCAARLSAIRKRLFTSKIPFHVVLSILERHQLGQIVDDAPVIKPGQLTSVLHDIFYANDKLKCFAEEKGFDVEEATGLLANFLWNIFDPNRCRSLSGLELREALLLLCDTNSFEDFIKHHFILSSDHNRCVPHHKFKSLLMVLTRILNYIDREICCDDKTISAIVQESFSAAECPGIAGLNEYQFYKIWTTDDIQFHHYVDLLATMRRIEAFNNFVHPYKCSSCLSQEITGLRFKCHRCVRFQLCLECFLKDFQNKRHQPVHKMSEAEAEEKMSKRFGILMLKMCHLFDGPSQSDHETSSREISKPLEQSTRRSSQHFSQNFTIRSKSGTFRLRKPQFTANDQLFGIIQLLTSENSLFQSKLSEIQTTCDPKSDFYTYLESHKNIITEQIDQLRSIWKQSLINQRPHYSSTPHRPALMDVNWRKVEVEEDMQPMQPMERTIRGVDINRTYFDANRSDYSVKDVSSWIQNRKSLHQEDVDVLDMSVLETQMVNFRELLSKVKEIVEDSYSDNIQLSKATHQLEYVLDRIIGEAEEQKKHNP; translated from the exons ATGTTTGAGAGAAAAGAAACTGAAAATGGGTATATAATTTATGTGAACACGAGGAACAATCAACAGGTACTCCAGGTAGATCCAAAGCTACAAGATGTGctaaattttctcaatggatCCTACATAACCAGGCACTACAAGTATCGTTGTGCCGCCCGGCTTAGTGCCATCCGAAAGAGATTGTTCA CATCAAAGATTCCCTTCCATGTGGTCTTATCGATCCTGGAACGGCATCAATTGGGCCAGATTGTGGATGATGCACCTGTTATAAAACCTGGCCAATTGACCAGTGTTCTGCATGATATCTTCTATGCCAATGATAAATTGAAATGTTTTGCCGAAGAAAAGGGTTTCGATGTTGAAGAAGCCACAGGTTTGCTGGCCAATTTTCTGTGGAATATCTTCGATCCCAATCGCTGTCGATCATTGTCAGGATTGGAATTGAGGGAAGCCCTATTGCTCCTCTGCGACACAAACTCCTTTGAGGATTTTATTAAGCATCACTTCATTTTATCGTCTGATCACAATCGCTGTGTCCCTCATCATAAGTTTAAATCACTACTCATGGTCCTCACCAGAATCCTCAATTACATTGACCGGGAGATCTGTTGCGATGACAAGACCATCTCTGCTATTGTCCAGGAGTCTTTCAGCGCAGCCGAGTGTCCAGGAATTGCTGGCCTGAATGAGTATCAATTCTACAAAATCTGGACTACTGATGACATCCAGTTTCATCACTACGTAGATCTCCTGGCCACGATGCGCAGGATCGAAGCCTTCAATAACTTTGTGCATCCCTACAAATGCTCGAGTTGCCTGTCCCAGGAGATCACAGGACTCCGTTTCAAGTGTCATCGCTGTGTGAGATTCCAACTGTGCCTGGAGTGCTTCCTCAAAGACTTCCAAAACAAACGACATCAACCTGTTCATAAAATGTCCGAAGCTGAAGCCGAGGAGAAAATGTCCAAgcgttttgggattttgatgcTCAAAATGTGTCATCTCTTCGATGGCCCTTCACAATCTGACCATGAGACAAGTTCAAGGGAGATCTCCAAGCCCCTGGAACAGTCCACTCGTCGCTCTTCCCAGCACTTCAGCCAGAACTTTACCATTCGCTCAAAGAGTGGCACTTTTCGGCTCCGGAAGCCCCAATTCACAGCCAATGATCAACTCTTCGGGATCATTCAATTGCTGACCAGTGAAAATTCCCTCTTCCAGTCAAAGTTATCTGAGATTCAGACAACTTGCGATCCCAAATCAGATTTTTACACCTACCTGGAGAGCCACAAAAATATCATCACAGAGCAAATTGATCAACTAAGGAGTATCTGGAAGCAGTCGCTGATCAATCAAAGGCCACACTATTCCAGCACTCCGCACAGACCAGCCCTCATGGACGTCAATTGGCGGAAAGTCGAAGTTGAGGAGGATATGCAGCCAATGCAACCAATGGAGAGAACAA taaGGGGCGTGGACATCAACAGGACATATTTTGATGCAAATCGTTCGGATTATTCGGTAAAGGATGTGAGTTCGTGGATTCAAAATAGGAAGTCACTGCATCAGGAGGATGTAGATGTGCTGGATATGTCGGTGCTGGAGACACAGATGGTGAATTTCCGTGAGTTGCTGTCGAAAGTGAAGGAGATCGTTGAAGATTCCTATAGCGATAACATTCAACTGTCGAAAGCAACACACCAACTTGAGTATGTTCTTGACAGGATAATTGGGGAGGCTGAGGAACAGAAGAAACACAATCCATAG